In Armatimonadota bacterium, a single genomic region encodes these proteins:
- a CDS encoding glycosyltransferase: MKPHPVAQQARESLQKHHFLAAREQLALALEKEPTNPDLLCEYLFVESFFGNEEAASQRFAETIGAPRHHDLELFLSRYYYCRQLVAQRRSRADVSADGWLNAHPYTPEPGIGARISACLIVKNEEAVLEKCLASLQGIVDEIVVVDTGSTDRTMEIARRFGAIEGYFEWIKDFSAARNHALSLASGEWALWIDADEQLDPSCFEEFQKAVCRPHIGGFSIEIVNYLDESGTITEFVHSPTRLFRRIPGVQFSEPIHEQITPSLIALGLPWTPLPAAKIHHDGYREELVKSKDKVNRTLEMLEKAVAGNPNDPFQLFNLANTQFVAKTYQQAAETAEKCVRNIAASGADYGCSAFQIWATALDMDGRSEEAVKVCELCAGTAYSGIVNEYLWSIALFNLGRYEEAHAAVDRCLAHEWPENFVGDKAIADFRRYGHKAMIFGAQENWSEALKWYDETLSRQPGYPPALLGRGDALVRLERFEEAELTYRMALSNAATRWAAERGLGTVAAARNDFSTASQHYKAAWDANPADLGTWESWAFAMIKLGDPLTPFQMLEKYQPLDANLLMKWADALSSAGRLDDALGCFRRAMALAPLDSNIQFSCGDLLYKLGYYPQAAEMYHVGLQLRPDFADGWFVLGNAMAQMNLDQGAEGCYRQALTIEPNHDRAMANLQVVSSA; this comes from the coding sequence ATGAAGCCCCATCCAGTTGCCCAACAAGCCCGAGAAAGCCTGCAGAAGCACCATTTTCTGGCGGCGCGTGAGCAACTGGCTTTGGCTCTTGAAAAGGAGCCAACAAATCCCGATTTGCTATGCGAGTACCTCTTTGTAGAATCCTTTTTCGGCAATGAAGAGGCTGCGTCGCAGAGGTTTGCCGAGACGATCGGCGCCCCACGACACCATGATCTTGAACTGTTTCTGTCGCGTTACTACTATTGCCGCCAACTGGTGGCACAACGACGTTCCCGTGCCGACGTTTCGGCAGATGGTTGGCTAAACGCTCATCCGTACACTCCTGAACCCGGCATCGGCGCTCGAATTTCTGCTTGCCTGATCGTCAAAAATGAAGAGGCGGTTTTGGAGAAGTGTCTCGCCTCACTTCAAGGGATCGTCGATGAAATCGTTGTTGTGGACACTGGCTCCACCGACCGTACGATGGAAATCGCCCGGCGATTTGGCGCAATCGAAGGCTACTTCGAATGGATCAAAGATTTTTCTGCCGCCCGTAACCACGCACTTTCGTTAGCCAGCGGGGAATGGGCACTTTGGATCGACGCCGACGAGCAACTTGATCCTTCGTGTTTTGAAGAGTTTCAGAAGGCGGTCTGTCGGCCGCACATCGGCGGATTCAGCATTGAAATCGTGAACTACCTCGACGAGTCGGGGACGATTACTGAGTTCGTTCACTCTCCGACCCGTCTATTCCGACGGATTCCCGGCGTTCAGTTTTCCGAGCCAATCCATGAGCAGATCACACCTTCTTTGATTGCACTTGGGCTACCTTGGACTCCGCTTCCAGCGGCAAAAATCCATCATGATGGGTACCGCGAGGAATTAGTGAAATCGAAAGACAAGGTTAACCGAACCCTTGAGATGCTAGAGAAGGCGGTTGCAGGCAATCCCAACGATCCTTTTCAGCTTTTTAACCTAGCGAACACCCAGTTCGTGGCAAAAACCTACCAGCAAGCCGCCGAGACCGCCGAAAAATGCGTCCGAAACATCGCCGCCTCTGGTGCCGATTACGGCTGTTCCGCCTTCCAAATTTGGGCCACTGCTCTCGATATGGACGGCCGATCTGAAGAAGCCGTCAAAGTATGCGAACTGTGTGCAGGAACGGCCTACAGCGGAATCGTCAACGAGTATCTGTGGTCGATCGCCCTTTTTAACTTGGGTCGCTACGAAGAAGCTCATGCCGCAGTTGACCGCTGCCTCGCCCACGAATGGCCCGAGAACTTTGTCGGCGATAAAGCCATCGCCGATTTTCGGCGCTATGGCCACAAGGCCATGATCTTCGGCGCTCAAGAAAACTGGTCCGAAGCGCTGAAGTGGTACGACGAAACTTTATCGCGGCAACCTGGTTATCCGCCAGCGTTACTCGGACGCGGAGACGCGCTTGTCAGGCTCGAAAGGTTTGAAGAAGCCGAGCTGACCTACCGGATGGCCCTGAGCAACGCCGCGACTCGCTGGGCCGCTGAGCGCGGGCTAGGGACGGTCGCCGCTGCTCGAAACGATTTTTCGACCGCGAGTCAACATTACAAGGCCGCCTGGGATGCCAACCCGGCAGACCTAGGCACTTGGGAGTCCTGGGCATTCGCGATGATCAAGCTCGGGGACCCGTTGACGCCTTTCCAAATGCTTGAGAAGTATCAGCCGCTGGATGCAAACCTCTTGATGAAATGGGCCGATGCGCTTTCTTCGGCGGGTCGCTTGGATGACGCCCTCGGGTGCTTCCGCAGAGCGATGGCTCTGGCGCCTTTGGACTCGAACATCCAATTCAGCTGCGGCGACCTACTCTATAAACTTGGCTACTATCCACAAGCCGCCGAGATGTACCATGTGGGACTTCAGCTTCGTCCAGATTTTGCCGACGGCTGGTTTGTCCTTGGAAACGCCATGGCGCAAATGAATCTGGATCAAGGTGCCGAGGGTTGTTATCGCCAGGCTTTGACCATTGAACCTAACCACGACCGGGCGATGGCCAACTTGCAAGTCGTATCCTCGGCTTAG
- a CDS encoding bifunctional ADP-heptose synthase, with protein MNGKGYLSKFHGLSVLVVGDLMLDEYIYGQATRVSQEAPVLVVKQSKVSSVPGGAANVAMNLMALGAKTGIIGIAGQDSAGDDLENALKLSGIDPILIQRDPARPTTRKTRVVANHSHQVLRIDHEDDRPIPESIAQQLIQRVQANSTGRNVILLSDYQKGAIPQGVIEQIIAFGRSEGLPVVANAKPGTLAYYRGAGMVSLNRFEASAAVGSNKPIGDDQAASIASLLREQYNIDNLVVTLGGSGMVVATTTGTAQVPAVRVDVYDEAGAGDTVIATLALCSALGPLTETSLHLATHTAASVVRKPGVAVPSNDDLEQIGRILG; from the coding sequence GTGAACGGGAAAGGCTATCTTTCGAAGTTTCACGGACTGAGCGTCCTCGTCGTCGGAGACCTGATGCTTGACGAGTACATTTACGGACAAGCGACTCGGGTCAGCCAAGAGGCTCCGGTGCTTGTTGTGAAGCAGTCGAAGGTCAGCTCCGTTCCCGGTGGCGCCGCAAACGTTGCGATGAACCTGATGGCCCTCGGCGCAAAGACCGGAATCATCGGGATCGCCGGACAGGATAGCGCAGGAGACGATCTTGAGAACGCCCTCAAACTCAGCGGGATCGACCCAATTCTCATTCAGCGCGATCCGGCGAGGCCGACGACCAGAAAGACCCGTGTCGTTGCAAACCACTCGCACCAAGTTTTGCGAATCGACCACGAGGACGACCGACCTATTCCCGAGTCGATCGCCCAGCAGTTGATCCAGCGTGTCCAAGCGAACTCCACCGGGCGAAACGTGATCCTGCTTAGCGACTACCAAAAAGGCGCGATCCCCCAAGGCGTTATTGAACAAATCATTGCGTTCGGGAGAAGCGAGGGTTTGCCGGTGGTTGCGAACGCCAAACCAGGAACTCTGGCCTACTATCGTGGTGCTGGAATGGTGAGCCTGAACCGTTTTGAAGCCAGTGCTGCCGTAGGCTCAAACAAGCCCATCGGTGATGACCAAGCGGCGTCCATCGCCTCGCTTCTTCGCGAGCAGTACAACATTGACAACCTCGTTGTCACCCTAGGTGGAAGTGGGATGGTGGTCGCCACCACAACTGGAACCGCACAGGTACCTGCCGTCCGGGTCGATGTCTACGACGAAGCGGGAGCGGGCGACACGGTCATTGCCACGCTAGCCCTCTGCTCGGCACTCGGGCCGCTAACGGAGACCAGCCTGCACTTAGCAACGCATACTGCCGCCAGTGTGGTTCGGAAGCCAGGGGTCGCGGTTCCGTCGAACGACGATTTGGAGCAGATCGGACGGATCCTAGGCTGA
- a CDS encoding DUF433 domain-containing protein — protein sequence MTRQASWQLDQLQRIGQRTPERLEELLTALWNRYPNLLEELAIMAADEGQISIPEVSELLLIGREEAESKLAHYHSTGDHRIEIVDGVAKLVSCQVAVWEVARESRKGATVNGLANMYPSLPMSEIKAALRYAESHPEEINSMIEKFELVGAGRYIR from the coding sequence ATGACACGGCAAGCATCTTGGCAACTGGACCAGCTTCAACGCATTGGGCAACGCACACCCGAGCGGCTGGAAGAGCTCTTGACGGCTCTTTGGAACCGCTATCCAAATCTTCTGGAAGAGCTTGCCATCATGGCTGCGGATGAAGGGCAAATCTCGATTCCGGAGGTCTCTGAGCTCCTTCTAATCGGGCGAGAAGAAGCTGAATCGAAGCTCGCGCATTATCACAGCACAGGCGATCATCGAATTGAGATCGTAGATGGCGTTGCCAAGCTTGTCTCTTGCCAGGTTGCGGTCTGGGAGGTTGCCCGAGAATCGCGAAAAGGCGCCACTGTCAATGGGTTGGCGAATATGTATCCCAGCTTGCCGATGAGTGAGATCAAGGCTGCTCTGCGTTACGCCGAATCTCATCCCGAAGAAATCAACTCGATGATCGAGAAGTTCGAGCTTGTCGGTGCTGGGCGCTACATTCGCTAG
- a CDS encoding 1,4-alpha-glucan branching protein domain-containing protein encodes MPVGRLLLCLHSHMPYVLSHGKSPHGTDWIHEAILECYLPLLDALWRLEQDGIKPRWTVNMTPILAEQLEDESLKASFEHYCQEKIDYAKGDAIGFKAQGEMWMEGLAHFWVAQYEKELQQFRERWNRSIIGGFKHFNDNGSIEVITSGATHGYQPLLGTDESCKAQVRLGVETHKRHFGKQPRGIWLPECAYRPRYDWKSPVADNESAWQRMGTEEILKDEGIEYFFVDSHMIRGGNPLGTYATKFPQLAEMFARSSKFFTPPAEYRSEYEHYMLPNGVVCFARDPQTTVKVWSGDVGYPGDPSYLEFHKQLYPGRHKYWRISENKADLGQKQPYDPFRAYESIQNHAADMVDVIKQTLAHYKGLADRNGCIVAMYDTELFGHWWWEGPEFLYQLGKKLHEDGEVEMVSGGDVLDTDPAKHVITLPEGSWGEGGYHYIWLNEENNWTWGRLYECQRKMRWMAKEWRDGAANEIITQAARELLLAEASDWQFLISTQAARDYSEIRFNDHVDRFLELYGIAEKVHTGGTMNEKELEFLRDCQIKDAPFPEIDLTMWAIDPVTGALVQ; translated from the coding sequence ATGCCCGTCGGACGACTTCTTCTCTGCCTCCACTCGCACATGCCATATGTGCTGAGCCATGGGAAGAGCCCTCACGGGACGGACTGGATTCACGAAGCGATTCTAGAGTGCTACTTGCCTCTTCTCGATGCTCTCTGGCGCCTCGAACAAGACGGCATCAAGCCCCGCTGGACGGTCAACATGACCCCGATTCTCGCCGAGCAGTTGGAAGACGAATCGCTCAAGGCCAGTTTTGAGCACTACTGCCAAGAAAAGATCGACTACGCAAAAGGCGACGCGATCGGCTTCAAAGCTCAAGGCGAAATGTGGATGGAGGGCCTTGCCCACTTCTGGGTCGCCCAATACGAAAAGGAACTTCAGCAGTTCCGAGAGCGATGGAATCGCTCGATCATCGGCGGGTTCAAGCACTTCAACGACAACGGCTCCATCGAGGTCATAACGAGCGGAGCAACCCACGGTTACCAACCGCTACTCGGTACCGACGAGAGTTGCAAAGCCCAAGTCCGGCTTGGCGTCGAAACCCACAAACGGCACTTCGGCAAGCAGCCCCGAGGTATCTGGCTCCCTGAATGCGCCTACCGGCCCCGCTATGACTGGAAGTCCCCAGTCGCCGATAACGAATCGGCTTGGCAGAGGATGGGCACAGAAGAAATTCTGAAGGATGAGGGAATCGAATACTTCTTCGTCGACAGCCACATGATTCGCGGCGGGAATCCACTCGGGACGTATGCAACCAAGTTTCCCCAGCTAGCCGAGATGTTCGCTCGGTCATCGAAGTTCTTCACCCCGCCCGCTGAGTACCGCTCGGAATACGAACATTACATGCTCCCCAACGGAGTCGTCTGCTTCGCCCGAGACCCTCAGACAACCGTCAAAGTCTGGTCAGGAGACGTCGGCTACCCAGGCGATCCTTCGTATTTGGAGTTCCACAAACAGCTTTATCCCGGCCGCCACAAGTACTGGCGTATCAGCGAGAACAAGGCTGATCTCGGTCAGAAGCAGCCGTACGACCCATTCCGTGCCTACGAGTCGATCCAGAACCACGCCGCGGACATGGTCGACGTCATCAAACAAACCTTGGCCCACTACAAGGGTCTTGCAGATCGCAACGGCTGCATCGTCGCGATGTACGACACTGAGCTCTTCGGCCACTGGTGGTGGGAAGGTCCCGAGTTCCTGTATCAACTCGGCAAAAAGCTTCACGAAGACGGCGAAGTCGAAATGGTGAGCGGCGGCGATGTGCTCGATACGGATCCGGCCAAGCACGTCATCACCCTTCCCGAAGGCTCCTGGGGCGAAGGTGGTTACCACTACATCTGGCTTAATGAGGAAAATAACTGGACCTGGGGACGACTGTACGAGTGCCAGCGCAAAATGCGCTGGATGGCGAAAGAGTGGCGTGACGGGGCGGCCAACGAAATCATCACCCAAGCCGCGAGGGAGCTTCTGCTTGCCGAAGCCAGCGACTGGCAGTTCCTCATCTCCACCCAAGCCGCTCGCGATTACTCCGAAATCCGCTTTAACGACCACGTAGACCGCTTCTTAGAGCTCTATGGCATTGCCGAGAAAGTTCACACCGGCGGAACTATGAACGAGAAGGAACTCGAATTCCTTAGAGATTGTCAAATCAAGGACGCGCCTTTCCCCGAGATCGACCTCACGATGTGGGCAATCGACCCAGTGACGGGTGCGCTAGTACAATGA
- the lgt gene encoding prolipoprotein diacylglyceryl transferase: MHPELIHIGNFKIASFGAAMVVAFLLSLMVASRRAERFGFTKQQVSDVAFVAIIGGILGARVFFIIQDLPYYLAHTDQLFSLQMQGLTSFGGFIVGGLAAAIWCKRKKLSVIGFLDLAGPAFVIGHVIGRIGCLLNGCCHGAVAATAFPFTVYSAEAKAQTVPAQLYDSLMNLIVFFVVLQLEKRSDKPGFTFGLVFVLHGLTRFIYEFFRAGSSSTTIGGLPFTEGHVMAIVVALFGLFFVLRPAKAAVAA, from the coding sequence ATGCATCCCGAGCTGATTCACATCGGCAATTTTAAGATTGCTAGTTTTGGCGCGGCGATGGTCGTCGCCTTCCTGCTCTCACTCATGGTGGCTTCCAGGCGGGCCGAGAGGTTTGGGTTCACCAAGCAGCAGGTTTCGGATGTCGCATTTGTTGCCATCATCGGCGGAATTCTTGGCGCACGGGTGTTCTTTATCATCCAAGATTTGCCGTACTACTTGGCGCACACGGATCAGCTCTTTAGCCTGCAGATGCAGGGCCTGACGAGTTTTGGCGGGTTCATCGTCGGCGGCCTTGCGGCGGCGATTTGGTGTAAGCGGAAGAAGCTCAGCGTCATTGGGTTTCTTGATTTAGCTGGCCCGGCGTTTGTGATTGGGCACGTGATCGGACGAATCGGATGCCTTCTGAACGGGTGTTGTCATGGAGCGGTCGCGGCGACAGCGTTTCCGTTTACTGTTTATAGCGCCGAGGCGAAGGCCCAAACCGTTCCCGCCCAGCTTTACGATTCACTGATGAATCTCATCGTGTTTTTCGTGGTTCTTCAGTTAGAGAAGCGATCGGACAAGCCAGGATTTACCTTCGGTTTGGTTTTCGTACTGCATGGCTTGACTCGCTTCATCTACGAGTTTTTCAGGGCGGGCTCTAGCTCGACAACCATCGGCGGGCTACCGTTTACTGAAGGTCACGTGATGGCTATCGTGGTTGCGCTCTTTGGACTCTTCTTCGTGCTGCGCCCGGCCAAGGCTGCGGTGGCGGCGTGA
- a CDS encoding amidohydrolase family protein has product MRLFPVLVCIAPVVAVAQSGITVITDVTVKVGDGRTLENQSVLVADGKILAVGNILNLSGNPTKISGKGKFLYPGFIDAYSTRLQKSAPEPKQEGRPETNTTAPPYMWAGNRKGIYSDYSAASLLDFEKDSSLYENGVTTAFLAPNKGSIRGAGAIVNLLPSTAKDRIINPDGPFGMSYRGGSGEGYPSNILGVIALMRQVLADAKSTAEGVDVGSPKDNLKALTDLGPLMTGKRAGVFEVSLDREIDRSARIAAEFSFPFMIAGGRDAYKTIPTLTKSKAAVLLMVDYNDAPSVEPDKDTVAPADRTPTEFKQERFDRWKEQISAPTKLFRAGIPVAFSSGTSPGDFLKNIRVLIKNGLPVDDALKAMTINPAKIFGLDSQLGTVEVGKMANLVLMSGPMESETSKVEGLWIAGTPIVDPTKGGAK; this is encoded by the coding sequence ATGCGATTATTTCCGGTACTGGTTTGCATTGCGCCAGTTGTTGCGGTGGCCCAAAGCGGAATCACAGTTATCACCGATGTCACCGTCAAAGTCGGCGACGGCAGAACCCTTGAAAACCAGAGCGTTCTCGTCGCTGACGGGAAAATCTTGGCGGTCGGCAACATCCTCAATCTTTCTGGCAACCCAACCAAAATCTCCGGAAAGGGCAAGTTTCTCTATCCTGGCTTCATCGACGCCTACTCGACTCGCCTCCAAAAATCAGCTCCTGAACCTAAGCAAGAAGGGCGACCAGAAACCAATACCACCGCCCCGCCCTACATGTGGGCCGGGAATCGCAAAGGCATCTACTCAGACTATTCCGCCGCCTCGCTTCTCGACTTTGAGAAGGACTCTAGCCTCTACGAGAACGGGGTAACCACAGCGTTTCTCGCACCAAACAAAGGCTCTATCCGGGGCGCAGGAGCGATCGTCAACCTCCTTCCATCAACAGCCAAAGACCGAATCATCAACCCGGATGGACCCTTTGGGATGTCCTACCGCGGGGGCTCGGGAGAGGGTTATCCTTCTAATATCTTGGGCGTCATCGCTCTGATGCGGCAAGTACTGGCCGATGCAAAAAGCACCGCCGAAGGAGTCGATGTCGGCTCCCCGAAGGACAACCTCAAGGCTCTGACCGACCTCGGCCCACTTATGACCGGAAAGCGGGCCGGGGTATTTGAAGTCAGTCTTGACCGCGAGATCGATCGATCCGCTCGCATTGCCGCCGAGTTCAGCTTTCCCTTCATGATCGCCGGTGGACGCGATGCTTACAAGACAATCCCGACCTTGACCAAATCGAAGGCTGCGGTTCTGCTGATGGTCGATTACAATGATGCCCCTTCGGTGGAACCTGACAAGGACACGGTTGCCCCCGCTGATCGAACTCCTACGGAGTTCAAACAGGAAAGATTTGACCGCTGGAAAGAACAGATTTCCGCTCCGACGAAGCTCTTCCGGGCCGGAATCCCCGTTGCGTTCAGCTCCGGGACTTCGCCTGGCGACTTCCTCAAGAACATCCGGGTCCTTATCAAGAACGGCCTCCCGGTCGACGATGCCCTCAAAGCAATGACGATCAATCCCGCAAAAATATTCGGCTTAGACTCCCAACTCGGCACCGTCGAAGTCGGAAAAATGGCAAATCTCGTCCTGATGAGTGGCCCAATGGAAAGTGAAACAAGCAAAGTGGAGGGTCTTTGGATCGCCGGAACCCCAATTGTTGACCCGACCAAGGGAGGTGCGAAGTGA
- a CDS encoding M14 family zinc carboxypeptidase, which translates to MFSAALATVLLSRLQADANMHMNGPFNSGVPTPESVLGYKIGSRITTYREQERVYDAIAAKAGGKVQRIDYGTSNQNFPLRVYAISSPKNIARWEQIQKAMEKAGSTGTEPPKDTPAIVWINQTIHGNEPASFESGMELFYNLVAGKGEFAKSLDNTVVILNPVYNPDGHERFAVGYNSYARGNYQDGAFESYEINLLWGRYNHYRFDMNRDRISFSQKETQAEVKLMQSIRPQIYIDQHGQVQNYFFPPNPMAINVNVDRARINKWTDILGRACAKAFDKTGWSYFIKEDFDFYAPCYLDSHAALSGAIGITHETDGGKVLAKSRDDGSISTLREGAAKHLTTALAVIKTASEKRDDLISDWAKYKKAAVSAEGSEMKRVYVTTKDARVLQRLQAHLKRTGVEAEFAFAQQSPTPPVRAKSKPIRIEGTDFWTNKKDKYELDPYTLVVDLRQEFGPIAKSLFERVSDFEKEFTDAQMNKKKTAPEGEQYPGPQGTEFYDLTGWALPFAYDLKAYWTDGSEKVSTTKAYQSLTPQVQDNPLGWVIAYRDSEDVLAVRELLAEGVKVSVATADMNLGDQKIAKGSFVIFALRNPAETAKLINGATFSRGSEVTALTTSYPESGREGPGNRLAGLRSPNIGLVFGNQANMTGSSGTWFTFDQEFKLPFVSLSSNALGTPAIRDYTAIIAPSGSAALSNSKVKDWVREGGVLVVYGENPSGVASFIASSETRAIPGAIFQAVLDKRSLLASGYEGDRIAVPVDGDSFYKARKEGGGVVKFADDETSKHLTGWTWGEESEKAIKGTVWLHDEPLGRGHIIWFAQDPCERAMWPGLHKLLLNSLILMPGN; encoded by the coding sequence ATGTTCTCGGCCGCCCTCGCCACCGTCTTGCTAAGCCGCCTCCAAGCCGACGCAAATATGCACATGAACGGACCGTTCAACAGCGGAGTCCCGACTCCCGAATCGGTGCTGGGCTACAAGATCGGATCGCGAATCACGACCTACCGTGAGCAAGAAAGGGTCTACGACGCCATCGCCGCCAAGGCGGGTGGAAAAGTGCAGCGGATCGACTACGGCACTTCCAACCAAAACTTTCCTTTGAGGGTGTATGCCATCTCCTCACCCAAAAACATCGCGCGGTGGGAGCAGATTCAGAAGGCAATGGAGAAGGCGGGCAGCACCGGCACTGAGCCGCCGAAGGATACTCCAGCCATTGTCTGGATCAACCAGACGATCCATGGCAATGAACCTGCCTCGTTCGAGTCGGGCATGGAGTTGTTCTACAACCTGGTCGCAGGCAAAGGCGAATTTGCTAAGTCCCTCGATAACACCGTCGTCATCCTTAACCCCGTTTACAATCCTGACGGTCACGAGCGATTCGCGGTCGGCTATAACTCCTACGCCCGAGGGAACTACCAAGACGGCGCGTTCGAGTCATACGAGATCAACCTCCTCTGGGGACGCTATAACCACTACCGGTTCGATATGAACCGAGACCGCATTTCCTTCTCCCAAAAAGAAACCCAGGCGGAAGTCAAACTCATGCAGTCGATAAGACCCCAAATCTACATTGACCAGCATGGCCAGGTGCAGAATTACTTCTTCCCGCCCAACCCGATGGCGATCAACGTCAACGTAGATCGCGCGAGAATCAACAAATGGACCGATATCCTCGGCCGAGCCTGCGCCAAGGCGTTCGACAAAACCGGCTGGAGCTACTTCATTAAAGAGGACTTCGACTTCTACGCTCCCTGTTACCTCGATTCCCACGCCGCGCTCAGCGGGGCAATCGGAATTACCCACGAAACCGATGGCGGAAAAGTTCTGGCGAAGAGCCGCGACGATGGCTCCATCTCGACCCTTCGCGAAGGTGCCGCAAAGCACCTGACCACGGCCCTTGCCGTGATAAAAACCGCTAGCGAAAAGCGCGACGACCTCATTTCCGACTGGGCAAAATACAAGAAAGCCGCCGTCTCTGCCGAAGGCAGCGAGATGAAGCGGGTCTACGTCACCACGAAAGATGCCCGGGTTCTGCAACGCCTGCAGGCGCACCTAAAAAGAACCGGAGTCGAGGCAGAGTTTGCGTTCGCCCAACAATCGCCAACCCCTCCGGTAAGGGCCAAGAGCAAACCCATTCGAATCGAGGGCACCGACTTCTGGACGAACAAGAAAGACAAGTACGAGCTTGATCCTTACACTCTCGTTGTCGACCTTCGCCAAGAGTTTGGCCCTATCGCCAAATCGCTCTTCGAACGCGTCTCTGATTTTGAAAAAGAGTTCACTGACGCCCAGATGAACAAGAAGAAGACAGCGCCGGAAGGCGAGCAATACCCAGGACCACAAGGCACCGAGTTCTACGATTTGACCGGGTGGGCCCTGCCGTTCGCGTACGACCTTAAAGCTTATTGGACTGATGGCTCGGAGAAAGTTTCAACGACCAAGGCGTATCAGTCACTCACACCTCAAGTCCAGGACAACCCTCTCGGCTGGGTGATTGCTTACCGTGACTCAGAGGATGTCTTAGCGGTTCGAGAACTGCTTGCCGAAGGTGTCAAGGTGTCGGTAGCAACCGCGGATATGAACTTAGGTGACCAGAAAATCGCCAAAGGATCGTTCGTCATCTTTGCGCTTCGTAATCCCGCAGAAACCGCAAAGCTGATCAATGGAGCCACTTTTTCACGAGGCTCAGAGGTCACCGCCCTCACCACCTCCTACCCCGAATCCGGGCGAGAAGGTCCAGGAAACCGCCTCGCTGGACTCCGATCTCCGAACATCGGCCTCGTGTTCGGAAATCAGGCGAACATGACGGGCAGCAGCGGCACCTGGTTCACGTTCGATCAAGAGTTCAAGCTACCGTTCGTTTCCTTGTCCTCGAACGCCCTCGGCACACCCGCTATCCGCGACTACACCGCCATCATCGCCCCCTCCGGCTCTGCCGCACTGAGCAACTCCAAAGTTAAGGACTGGGTTCGAGAGGGCGGAGTCCTCGTCGTTTATGGCGAGAACCCTTCGGGAGTTGCTTCCTTTATTGCAAGCTCCGAAACCCGGGCAATCCCTGGTGCGATCTTCCAGGCCGTTCTTGATAAACGATCTCTTCTCGCAAGCGGCTACGAAGGCGACCGAATCGCCGTCCCGGTCGACGGCGACTCGTTCTACAAGGCCCGCAAGGAAGGCGGCGGAGTTGTCAAGTTCGCCGACGATGAGACGTCCAAACACCTCACCGGTTGGACGTGGGGCGAAGAGTCAGAGAAAGCCATTAAGGGAACAGTCTGGCTCCACGACGAACCACTCGGACGTGGACACATCATCTGGTTCGCCCAGGACCCTTGCGAGCGCGCGATGTGGCCCGGTCTCCACAAACTGCTGCTCAACTCGCTGATTCTGATGCCAGGGAACTAA
- a CDS encoding MerR family transcriptional regulator, with product MSERRKSEGLVSISVASKITAVEIHTLRYWEREFEEFLEPVRTDGGQRRYRPEDIQTVFTIKRLVRDEMFSIAGARKFLARQRSERAA from the coding sequence ATGAGTGAAAGGCGAAAGTCAGAAGGATTGGTAAGCATTAGCGTTGCCAGCAAGATCACAGCGGTGGAAATCCACACGCTGAGGTACTGGGAGCGTGAGTTCGAGGAGTTTCTTGAGCCAGTGCGAACCGACGGCGGTCAGCGACGCTACCGACCAGAGGACATTCAAACCGTCTTCACGATCAAACGGCTCGTCCGAGACGAAATGTTCAGCATCGCTGGTGCTCGCAAGTTCCTTGCGAGACAACGAAGCGAACGAGCCGCATGA
- a CDS encoding type II toxin-antitoxin system antitoxin SocA domain-containing protein: MFDPLLPANTIVQWHLEQMVTVTPLRVQKVLYYSHGWHLALAGYPMVSSPMEAWTWGPVNPRVYAAFERYSKDEPIRHLAFRENGESRKLEDESNEHSRYAASLARAVCDSLKGMSDTALFESTHEEGTPWEVAVRDFTAEFQRPPEPWDHEAISNAKIKHFFAAQLNNSSGETAAVNSSSRSDSSSR, encoded by the coding sequence ATGTTTGATCCGCTGCTTCCTGCTAACACGATCGTCCAATGGCACTTGGAGCAAATGGTGACGGTAACACCTCTTAGGGTCCAGAAGGTTCTGTATTACTCTCACGGTTGGCATCTGGCACTCGCTGGCTACCCAATGGTTTCCTCCCCGATGGAGGCTTGGACATGGGGTCCTGTTAACCCTCGGGTTTACGCCGCTTTTGAGAGATACAGCAAAGATGAACCTATTCGGCATCTCGCTTTTCGCGAGAACGGTGAATCTAGAAAACTTGAGGATGAGTCAAACGAGCACTCCAGATACGCGGCATCGCTCGCTCGAGCGGTGTGTGACTCTCTGAAGGGCATGAGTGATACTGCACTCTTTGAGTCCACTCATGAAGAGGGGACACCTTGGGAGGTCGCCGTCAGAGATTTTACGGCAGAGTTTCAACGACCCCCGGAGCCTTGGGACCACGAAGCCATTTCGAATGCGAAGATAAAGCACTTCTTTGCCGCACAATTGAATAATTCAAGTGGAGAAACGGCGGCGGTCAACTCATCATCCAGGAGCGACTCAAGCTCAAGATGA